In Oncorhynchus gorbuscha isolate QuinsamMale2020 ecotype Even-year linkage group LG08, OgorEven_v1.0, whole genome shotgun sequence, one genomic interval encodes:
- the LOC124041253 gene encoding bifunctional 3'-phosphoadenosine 5'-phosphosulfate synthase 2-like: MMLGVKKQQTDLNRSTNVVFQAHHVTRSKRGQVVGTRGGFRGCTVWLTGLSGAGKTTIAFALEEYLVSHGIPCYSLDGDNIRHGLNKNLGFTATDREENIRRIAEVAKLFADAGLVCITSFISPYTKDRDDARKILESAGLPFFEVFINAPLEVCESRDVKGLYKKARAGEIKGFTGIDADYERPEAPELVLKTGEVTVNECIRQVVDLLREQSIVPSGITEEVNELFVPENKLKLVQVDAITLPTISITKLDLQWVQVLAEGWATPLKGFMREREFLQVQHFGNLLDDGTINQSIPIVLPVTTETKQRLDGCAAVALEFQGTLVAILRQPEFYEHRKEERCARQWGTTCPQHPYIKMVMEGGDWLVGGDLEVLDRIRWNDGLDQYRFTPRELKQKFKEMKADAIFAFQLRNPVHNGHALLMQDTKRHLLERGYKRPVLLLHPLGGWTKDDDVPLDWRMKQHAAVLEEGVLDPTSTIVAIFPSPMMYAGPTEVQWHCRARMIAGANFYIVGRDPAGMPHPETKQDIYEPTHGGKVLTMAPGLTSVEIIPFRVAAYNKTKRAMDFYDKDRHAEFEFISGTRMRKLARCGENPPDGFMAPKAWKVLTEYYSSIQKDQ; the protein is encoded by the exons ATGATGTTGGGTGTCAAAAAGCAGCAGACG GATCTGAACAGATCCACCAATGTAGTGTTTCAGGCCCACCATGTGACCCGGAGCAAGAGAGGTCAGGTGGTGGGCACTAGAGGAGGCTTCAGGGGTTGCACCGTATGGCTCACAG GTTTGTCTGGTGCTGGGAAGACCACCATAGCCTTTGCCCTGGAGGAGTATCTGGTGTCCCACGGCATCCCCTGCTACTCACTGGATGGGGACAACATCCGCCATGGCCTCAACAAGAACCTGGGCTTCACAGCCACTGACCGTGAGGAGAACATCAGACGTATTGCTGAGGTGGCCAAGTTGTTCGCAGACGCTGGCCTCGTCTGCATCACCAGCTTCATCTCTCCTTACACCAAG GATCGTGATGATGCGAGGAAGATCCTTGAGAGTGCTGGGTTACCCTTCTTTGAGGTGTTCATCAACGCTCCTCTAGAGGTGTGTGAGAGTCGCGATGTGAAGGGCCTCTACAAGAAAGCCCGTGCTGGAGAGATCAAAG GCTTCACTGGGATCGATGCAGACTACGAGCGGCCCGAGGCTCCGGAGTTGGTGCTGAAAACAGGAGAGGTCACCGTTAACGAGTGCATTCGGCAGGTTGTAGACCTGCTTAGAGAGCAG AGTATTGTTCCAAGTGGAATCACAGAGGAGGTGAATGAACTTTTTGTTCCGGAGAACAAGCTGAAGCTAGTTCAGGTCGACGCTATCACACTTCCCACAATCAGCATCACCAAG TTGGACCTCCAGTGGGTGCAGGTGCTGGCTGAAGGCTGGGCCACCCCACTGAAGGGCTtcatgagggagagggagttcCTCCAGGTGCAACATTTCGGCAACCTCCTCGACG ATGGAACCATCAACCAGTCTATTCCCATCGTCCTGCCTGTTACCACGGAAACCAAGCAGAGGCTGGACGGCTGTGCGGCGGTAGCTCTGGAGTTCCAGGGAACCCTTGTGGCCATTCTAAGACAGCCAGAGTTCTACGAACACCGCAAAGAGGAGCGCTGTGCCCGTCAGTGGGGTACCACCTGCCCCCAGCACCCCTACATTAAG ATGGTGATGGAGGGAGGTGATTGGCTGGTGGGTGGCGACCTGGAGGTGCTGGACCGAATCAGATGGAACGATGGGCTGGACCAGTACCGCTTTACTCCACGGGAGCTCAAGCAAAAGTTTAAAGAAATGAAAGCAG ATGCCATCTTCGCCTTCCAACTGCGCAATCCGGTCCACAATGGCCACGCCCTGTTGATGCAGGACACCAAGCGCCACCTTCTGGAGCGGGGCTACAAGCGACCCGTCCTCTTGCTGCACCCGCTGGGGGGCTGGACCAAAGACGACGACGTTCCCCTGGACTGGCGCATGAAACAGCACGCTGCAGTACTGGAGGAGGGGGTACTGGACCCCACCAGCACCATAGTGGCTATTTTCCCATCCCCCATGATGTACGCTGGACCCACTGAG GTCCAGTGGCACTGCAGAGCGCGGATGATCGCCGGAGCTAACTTCTACATTGTGGGTCGTGACCCAGCGGGCATGCCCCATCCCGAGACCAAGCAGGACATTTATGAGCCCACCCATGGGGGAAAGGTCCTCACCATGGCCCCCGGCCTCACCTCTGTAGAGATCATCCCTTTCAGAGTGGCTGCCTACAACAAGACCAAGAGGGCCATGGATTTCTACGACAAGGACCG ACACGCTGAGTTTGAGTTCATCTCTGGCACCAGGATGAGAAAGCTGGCGCGGTGCGGGGAAAACCCCCCAGACGGCTTCATGGCCCCCAAGGCCTGGAAGGTCCTGACTGAGTACTACAGCTCTATACAGAAGGACCAGTAA